One genomic segment of Paraburkholderia phymatum STM815 includes these proteins:
- a CDS encoding carbonic anhydrase, producing the protein MCTCYEYPRQYNASCRRRFLRWAGTAALASLAPVALVPAAAHADALTKAQRDSMTPQQIIDDMKQGNARFQRGERKPRNYLREQRASASGQYPAAVLLSCIDSRAPAEVIMDLGIGDIFNCRVAGNVENGDMLGSMEFACKLSGAKVVVVMGHTSCGAIKGAIANAELGNLTGLLDKIKPAVQATEYNGERSAANYAFVNAVARKNVELTIANIRRDSPVLAEMEKQGAISIVGAMYDLHTGALEFLG; encoded by the coding sequence ATGTGCACCTGCTATGAATACCCGCGGCAATACAACGCCTCCTGCCGGCGGCGCTTTCTCCGGTGGGCGGGCACTGCGGCGCTCGCGTCGCTCGCCCCTGTTGCGCTGGTGCCCGCCGCCGCTCACGCGGATGCGCTGACCAAAGCACAGCGCGACAGCATGACGCCGCAACAGATCATCGACGACATGAAACAGGGCAACGCGCGCTTTCAGAGGGGCGAGCGCAAGCCGCGCAATTATCTGCGCGAGCAGCGCGCCAGCGCTTCGGGGCAATATCCCGCAGCCGTGCTGCTCAGTTGCATCGATTCACGCGCACCCGCCGAAGTGATCATGGATCTCGGTATCGGCGACATCTTCAACTGCCGCGTCGCAGGCAACGTCGAGAACGGCGACATGCTCGGCAGCATGGAATTTGCGTGCAAACTGTCGGGCGCGAAGGTCGTCGTCGTGATGGGCCATACGTCATGCGGCGCGATCAAGGGCGCCATTGCCAACGCCGAACTGGGCAACCTCACGGGGCTGCTCGACAAGATCAAACCGGCCGTGCAAGCCACGGAATACAACGGAGAACGCTCCGCGGCGAACTATGCATTCGTGAACGCCGTCGCGCGCAAGAACGTCGAGCTGACCATCGCGAACATTCGCCGCGACAGCCCCGTGCTCGCGGAGATGGAAAAGCAAGGCGCGATCAGCATCGTCGGCGCGATGTACGACCTGCACACCGGAGCGCTCGAATTTCTGGGCTGA
- a CDS encoding DUF6232 family protein translates to MDTPFNERGVSVTRNALSAAGQIFPLRDIQQVRVVTVQKNRLVPCSISVIGAAAAIMGGVLSSSLGIVAGVMLIVVGWLTWITQDVTHRLIVQTGGSEREALSSVDLCFVERVAQTVRDALGAAAAPKN, encoded by the coding sequence ATGGATACCCCTTTCAACGAACGCGGCGTGTCGGTCACTCGCAATGCGCTGTCGGCGGCCGGCCAGATCTTCCCGCTGCGCGACATCCAGCAGGTACGCGTCGTCACTGTGCAGAAGAACCGGCTCGTGCCGTGCTCGATTTCCGTCATCGGCGCAGCGGCCGCGATCATGGGCGGGGTGCTCTCGTCGTCGCTGGGCATCGTGGCGGGCGTGATGCTGATCGTCGTCGGCTGGCTCACGTGGATCACGCAGGACGTCACGCACCGTCTTATCGTGCAGACGGGCGGCAGCGAACGCGAAGCGTTGTCGAGCGTCGATCTGTGTTTCGTCGAGCGCGTTGCACAAACGGTTCGCGATGCACTCGGCGCGGCTGCCGCGCCAAAAAACTGA
- a CDS encoding glycogen/starch/alpha-glucan phosphorylase, whose product MTAVDLEFDQLNSTVEALRRSISNRMMYGVGKDAVTARPHDWLHAAALAVRDRLVARWMTTTRQQYEQDVKRVYYLSMEFLIGRTFTNALLALGIYDQMKEALAGLGVDMEALTDLEPDAALGNGGLGRLAACFLDSMATLGIPGFGYGIRYEYGMFKQQIVDGEQIETPDYWLRAGNPWEFPRPEVQYIVHFGGRTVQRDGHVEWIETQHVNAMAYDTVIPGFATSATNTLRLWSARATEELDLSAFNQGDYRRAVDAKNMSENVSRLLYPDDSTPAGRELRLRQEYFFVSATMQDLIRRYQRTHSTFGRFAEKVAVHLNDTHPVLAIPELMRLLVDVHHVPWAKAWKDVQQMFSYTNHTLMPEALETWDVETLARLLPRHLEIIFEINAKFLKHVSEHSGHDVDMIRRISLVDEYGQRRVRMAHLAIVASQKVNGVSKLHSQLMTRDIFADFAKIWPERFTNVTNGVTPRRWLAQSSPSMSKLIDEQIGTHWRRDLFELGKLRDLRDDPSFMHAFHEAKRQNKLRLIQRLQHHTKMTFDPDAMFDLQVKRIHEYKRQLLNALHVIVRYNRIRAHPERDWVPRVVMFAGKAASAYRMAKTIIKLIGDIGKTVNDDPVIGDRLKVVFVPNYGVSVAELIIPAADLSEQISMAGTEASGTGNMKLALNGALTIGTMDGANIEICDAVGRENIFIFGHTADQVDELRATGYRPREIYERNPELKLALDQIRTGFFSPDDPLRFSDIFHTLVDWGDHYMVLADFAAFAKAQDEVDKRYLDRHSWTRSAIENVAGMGQFSSDRTIAEYARDIWNVKPLELA is encoded by the coding sequence ATGACAGCGGTGGATCTGGAATTCGACCAGCTCAACAGTACTGTCGAAGCGCTGCGGCGCTCGATTTCCAACCGCATGATGTACGGCGTCGGCAAGGACGCCGTGACGGCGCGTCCACACGACTGGCTGCATGCCGCGGCGCTCGCCGTGCGCGACCGGCTCGTCGCGCGCTGGATGACGACCACGCGCCAGCAATACGAGCAGGATGTGAAGCGCGTGTATTACCTGTCGATGGAATTCCTCATTGGGCGTACCTTCACGAATGCGCTGCTCGCGCTCGGCATCTACGACCAGATGAAGGAGGCGCTCGCGGGCCTCGGCGTCGACATGGAAGCGCTGACCGATCTGGAGCCGGATGCCGCGCTCGGCAACGGCGGCCTCGGGCGTCTCGCCGCATGTTTTCTCGATTCGATGGCGACGCTCGGCATTCCGGGCTTCGGCTACGGCATCCGATACGAATACGGGATGTTCAAGCAGCAGATCGTCGACGGCGAGCAGATCGAAACGCCCGATTACTGGCTGCGCGCAGGCAACCCCTGGGAATTTCCACGTCCTGAAGTGCAGTACATCGTGCATTTCGGCGGACGCACGGTGCAGCGGGACGGTCATGTCGAGTGGATCGAAACGCAGCACGTGAACGCGATGGCCTACGACACCGTGATTCCCGGCTTCGCGACGAGCGCGACGAACACGCTGCGTCTATGGTCCGCGCGCGCGACGGAAGAACTGGATCTGTCGGCGTTCAATCAGGGCGATTACCGCCGCGCCGTCGATGCCAAGAACATGTCCGAGAACGTATCGCGCCTGCTGTATCCCGACGACTCCACGCCGGCCGGCCGGGAATTGCGCCTGCGTCAGGAGTACTTCTTCGTGTCGGCGACGATGCAGGATCTGATCCGCCGTTATCAACGCACGCACAGCACGTTCGGACGTTTTGCCGAAAAGGTCGCGGTGCATCTGAACGACACGCACCCGGTGCTCGCAATTCCCGAACTGATGCGCCTGCTCGTCGACGTGCATCATGTGCCTTGGGCGAAAGCATGGAAAGACGTGCAGCAGATGTTCTCGTACACGAACCACACGTTGATGCCCGAAGCGCTCGAAACGTGGGATGTGGAGACGCTCGCCCGCCTGCTGCCGCGTCACCTCGAAATCATCTTCGAGATCAATGCCAAGTTTCTCAAGCACGTCAGCGAGCATTCGGGGCATGACGTCGACATGATCCGGCGCATCTCGCTCGTCGACGAATACGGGCAACGGCGCGTGCGCATGGCGCATCTGGCGATTGTCGCGAGCCAGAAAGTGAACGGCGTGTCGAAGCTGCATTCGCAACTCATGACGCGCGACATCTTCGCGGACTTCGCGAAGATCTGGCCCGAGCGCTTCACGAACGTCACCAACGGCGTGACGCCGCGCCGCTGGCTCGCGCAATCGAGCCCGTCGATGTCGAAGCTGATCGACGAGCAGATCGGCACACACTGGCGGCGCGATCTGTTCGAACTCGGCAAGCTGCGCGATCTGCGCGACGATCCGTCGTTCATGCACGCGTTCCATGAAGCGAAGCGCCAGAACAAGCTGCGTCTGATCCAGCGTCTTCAGCATCACACGAAGATGACATTCGACCCGGATGCGATGTTCGATCTGCAGGTCAAGCGCATTCACGAATACAAGCGGCAACTGCTCAATGCGCTCCATGTGATCGTGCGCTACAACCGCATACGCGCGCATCCCGAGCGCGACTGGGTGCCGCGCGTCGTGATGTTCGCGGGCAAGGCGGCCTCCGCTTACCGGATGGCGAAGACGATCATCAAGCTGATCGGCGACATCGGCAAGACCGTGAACGACGACCCGGTGATCGGCGATCGTCTGAAGGTGGTGTTCGTGCCGAACTACGGCGTGAGCGTCGCCGAGCTGATCATTCCCGCCGCGGACCTGTCCGAGCAGATTTCGATGGCGGGCACGGAAGCGTCCGGTACGGGCAACATGAAGCTCGCGTTGAACGGCGCGCTGACGATTGGCACGATGGACGGTGCGAACATCGAGATCTGCGATGCCGTCGGGCGCGAGAACATTTTCATCTTCGGGCACACGGCGGATCAGGTCGACGAATTGCGGGCGACAGGATATAGGCCGCGCGAAATCTACGAGCGCAACCCCGAACTGAAGTTGGCCCTCGACCAGATCCGCACCGGCTTCTTCTCACCCGACGATCCACTGCGTTTCTCGGACATCTTTCATACGCTCGTCGACTGGGGCGATCACTACATGGTACTCGCCGATTTCGCAGCGTTCGCGAAGGCGCAAGACGAAGTCGACAAGCGTTATCTCGACCGGCATAGCTGGACGCGCAGCGCAATCGAGAACGTCGCGGGCATGGGGCAGTTTTCGTCGGACCGCACGATCGCGGAGTATGCGCGCGATATCTGGAATGTGAAGCCACTCGAACTCGCGTGA
- a CDS encoding MFS transporter, translating into MSAGHRFAMAAIMLSVALASLDTAIANTALPAMAADLHAKPAASVWIINAYQLAMVATLLPLAALGDIVGHRRIYIGGIGVFTVASLACALSPTLPVLAGARVVQGLGAAAIMSVNTALIKHLYPPHQLGRGVGLNALVVGVSFAVGPTVASLILSVADWPWLFAVNVPLGVLALSFALPGLPRTPRGTHHFDRVAALLNVITFAALIFALGEAAQRAPSTIVLGAAAIAIVFGALLMRREAGHPAPMLPVDLFKLPVFALSAVTAVCSFAAQGLAFVSLPFYFEDVLHRSQVETGFLMTPWPVIVALAAPFAGRLSDRYPPGLLGAIGLAILCGGMASLAMLPAHPPVIDITIRMAICGAGFGFFQSPNLRALMASAPPNRSGGASGIIATSRLIGQTTGAALVALSFGIAGPHGPTLSLAAGAMFAGAASIASALRLFAPSHRAQTAVTATVAAKEQ; encoded by the coding sequence ATGTCCGCCGGTCACCGTTTCGCGATGGCGGCGATCATGCTCTCCGTCGCACTCGCCTCGCTCGATACCGCCATCGCCAATACGGCGCTGCCCGCGATGGCCGCTGACCTGCATGCGAAGCCGGCGGCATCCGTGTGGATCATCAATGCGTATCAGCTGGCGATGGTCGCGACGCTGCTGCCGCTCGCCGCGCTCGGCGATATAGTCGGGCACCGGCGCATCTATATCGGGGGGATCGGCGTGTTTACGGTGGCGTCGCTCGCGTGCGCTCTGTCGCCGACCCTGCCCGTGCTAGCGGGCGCGCGCGTCGTGCAGGGGCTCGGCGCGGCCGCCATCATGAGCGTCAATACCGCGCTCATCAAGCATCTATATCCGCCGCATCAACTGGGGCGCGGAGTCGGCTTGAACGCGCTGGTGGTGGGCGTATCGTTCGCGGTGGGGCCGACGGTCGCGTCGCTGATTCTGTCGGTGGCCGACTGGCCGTGGCTTTTCGCCGTCAACGTGCCGCTCGGCGTGCTCGCGCTGTCGTTCGCGTTGCCGGGACTGCCGCGCACGCCGCGCGGCACGCATCACTTCGATCGGGTCGCCGCGCTGTTGAATGTGATCACGTTCGCCGCGCTGATATTCGCGCTCGGCGAAGCGGCACAGCGTGCGCCATCGACGATCGTTCTCGGCGCAGCGGCTATCGCGATCGTGTTCGGCGCGCTGCTGATGCGCCGCGAAGCGGGCCACCCTGCGCCGATGCTGCCCGTCGACCTGTTCAAGCTGCCCGTGTTCGCGCTGTCGGCGGTGACGGCCGTGTGCTCGTTCGCCGCGCAAGGGCTCGCTTTCGTGTCGCTGCCTTTCTATTTCGAAGATGTGCTGCATCGCAGCCAGGTCGAGACCGGCTTTCTGATGACGCCCTGGCCCGTGATCGTTGCGCTTGCTGCGCCGTTCGCCGGCCGTCTGTCGGACCGCTATCCGCCGGGCCTGCTCGGCGCGATTGGCCTGGCGATTCTATGCGGCGGGATGGCTTCGCTCGCGATGCTGCCTGCGCATCCGCCCGTGATCGACATCACGATCCGGATGGCGATCTGCGGCGCGGGCTTCGGCTTTTTCCAGTCGCCGAACCTGAGAGCGCTGATGGCGAGCGCACCGCCCAATCGCAGCGGCGGCGCGAGCGGCATCATTGCGACGTCGCGGCTGATAGGGCAAACGACGGGCGCGGCGCTCGTCGCGCTGAGCTTCGGCATTGCCGGACCTCACGGTCCGACGCTTTCTCTGGCAGCAGGCGCGATGTTCGCGGGCGCGGCGAGCATTGCCAGCGCATTGCGGCTCTTTGCGCCGTCGCATCGTGCGCAGACAGCGGTGACCGCGACGGTCGCCGCCAAAGAGCAATAG
- the ltaE gene encoding low-specificity L-threonine aldolase yields the protein MIDLRSDTVTRPSKNMLAAMTAAETGDDVWGDDPTVLRLQATVAERAGKEAGLFFPSGTQSNLAALMAHCARGDEYIVGQAAHTYKYEGGGAAVLGSIQPQPLENALDGSLPLDKIVAAIKPIDNHFARTRLLALENTIGGKVLLAGYVAEATQLARERGLATHLDGARVCNAAVASKQPVEALCAPFDSVSICFSKGLGAPVGSVLVGSKALIDVAHRWRKVLGGGMRQAGVLAAACLYALDNNVERLAEDHDNAAHLAAGLAQIDQVNVQSQATNMVFAQFPQAHCAPLEAWLKERGILTQMLYASRFVTHMDVSRADIDTFVSAVKEYFAR from the coding sequence ATGATCGATCTGCGCAGCGATACCGTGACCCGTCCCAGCAAGAACATGCTCGCCGCGATGACAGCGGCCGAAACGGGCGACGATGTCTGGGGCGACGACCCGACAGTCCTGCGCCTGCAAGCCACGGTCGCCGAGCGGGCGGGCAAGGAAGCGGGGCTGTTCTTCCCGAGCGGCACGCAGAGCAATCTCGCGGCGCTGATGGCGCATTGCGCGCGCGGCGACGAGTACATCGTCGGTCAGGCCGCGCACACCTACAAATACGAAGGCGGCGGCGCGGCCGTGTTGGGCAGCATCCAGCCACAGCCGCTCGAAAACGCTCTCGACGGCTCTCTTCCCCTCGACAAGATCGTCGCGGCCATCAAGCCCATCGACAATCACTTTGCGCGCACGCGTCTGCTCGCGCTGGAAAACACGATCGGCGGCAAGGTGCTGCTCGCGGGCTATGTCGCCGAGGCGACGCAGCTTGCGCGCGAACGCGGGCTGGCGACACACCTCGACGGCGCGCGCGTCTGCAATGCGGCCGTCGCATCGAAGCAGCCGGTCGAGGCGCTGTGCGCACCGTTCGACTCCGTCTCCATCTGCTTTTCGAAAGGGCTGGGTGCGCCCGTGGGGTCGGTGCTGGTCGGCAGCAAGGCGCTGATCGACGTCGCGCACCGCTGGCGCAAGGTGCTGGGCGGCGGCATGCGCCAGGCTGGGGTGCTGGCGGCGGCGTGCCTGTATGCGCTGGACAACAACGTCGAACGGCTTGCTGAAGACCACGACAACGCCGCACATCTCGCCGCGGGCCTCGCGCAGATCGATCAGGTGAACGTGCAGTCGCAGGCCACCAACATGGTGTTCGCGCAGTTTCCGCAAGCGCATTGCGCGCCGCTCGAAGCGTGGCTCAAGGAGCGCGGCATCCTCACGCAGATGTTGTACGCGTCGCGCTTCGTCACGCATATGGACGTATCGCGTGCGGATATCGATACGTTCGTGTCGGCCGTGAAGGAGTATTTCGCGCGGTGA
- a CDS encoding bifunctional diguanylate cyclase/phosphodiesterase, whose product MSRARLVLLPLVILLTGLTITWSVWDHERQAVRRELLSEFNFALGDAVSRVEQRMATYEQMLRGVQGMFAARGSLDLDAFHGYIGAVNADSSVAGMQALGVVQWVSAQRHDAHLAEMNRRIGRRYAIRPPGVRDGYAPVVAREPVYADPNAVLGYDTWSSPVRRQALEKSRDSGLAVVSGKVQLASDSDAQPVAGFVMYLPVYERGAPQDTVDERRAHLLGWVYAAFRMRDVLASLYGDQPAGLYLSIYDGTQPSAESLLYRSSEPKLRDVVSANEYLVVGGHDWTLSMTAQPDFKARFGHNAKLLIACTGAGLSLLLALLAWSLASGRSRAMRLASKMTAEVRESEAELRIAAVAFDSLEGMMVTDADGTILRVNSAFTKCTGYTADDVIGRNPRLLSSGRHDAAFFRDMWETIHRVGGWQGEIWDRRKNGEIYPKWLTITAVKAVDGNVTHYVGTHYDITERKLAEEQIKELAFFDALTHLPNRTLLRDRLKQVIALSAQNHTHGALLFVDLDNFKTLNDTLGHDKGDLLLGQVAVRLLGSVREGDTVARMGGDEFVIVLSDLSRNRDEAASETEGAAEKVLTALSRPYYLAGTEFRTTASIGATLFTGHETSIDELLKQSDLAMYKSKESGRNAICFFDPAMQTVVMERAALEAALRRAIDEDQLLVHYQAQVLNGNRVTGAEALVRWQHPQHGLVPPAEFIPLAEETGLILALGDRVLDTACRQLAQWSLRPDRAHLSIAVNVSAQQLRENSFVTSVLEALARTGADPSRLKLELTESVLVDNVEDIIRKMTLLRTKGVVFSLDDFGVGYSSLSYLKRLPLGQLKIDRSFVRDVLDDPNDAVIARAIVALAQSLGLGVIAEGVETQAQRQFLADAGCHAYQGYLFCRPLPIEDFEAFADTFDSRESALETP is encoded by the coding sequence ATGAGCCGCGCGCGCCTCGTCCTGCTACCGCTGGTGATTCTGCTGACCGGGTTGACGATCACCTGGTCAGTGTGGGATCACGAGCGTCAGGCCGTGCGGCGCGAACTGCTCTCCGAATTCAATTTCGCACTGGGCGATGCCGTTAGCCGCGTCGAACAGCGGATGGCGACCTATGAGCAGATGCTGCGCGGCGTGCAGGGCATGTTCGCCGCTCGCGGCTCGCTCGATCTCGACGCGTTTCATGGCTACATCGGCGCCGTCAATGCCGACTCGAGCGTCGCGGGCATGCAGGCGCTCGGTGTCGTGCAATGGGTGAGCGCGCAACGGCACGACGCGCATCTGGCCGAGATGAACCGCCGCATCGGCAGGCGCTATGCGATCAGGCCGCCCGGCGTACGCGACGGCTACGCGCCCGTGGTCGCGCGCGAGCCGGTGTACGCCGATCCCAATGCCGTGCTCGGCTACGACACATGGTCGAGTCCCGTGCGCCGGCAGGCGCTGGAGAAGTCGCGCGACTCCGGTCTCGCCGTCGTGTCGGGCAAAGTGCAGCTGGCGTCGGATTCGGACGCACAGCCCGTGGCAGGCTTCGTGATGTATCTGCCTGTCTATGAACGCGGCGCGCCGCAAGACACCGTCGACGAGCGCCGCGCGCATCTGCTCGGCTGGGTCTACGCGGCTTTTCGCATGCGCGACGTGCTGGCGAGTCTCTATGGCGATCAGCCTGCCGGGCTTTACCTGTCGATTTACGACGGCACGCAGCCGTCGGCGGAATCGTTGTTGTACCGCTCGTCGGAGCCGAAGCTGCGCGACGTGGTTTCAGCGAACGAATACCTCGTGGTCGGCGGACACGACTGGACGCTGTCGATGACGGCGCAGCCCGACTTCAAGGCACGCTTCGGCCACAATGCGAAGCTGCTGATTGCCTGCACGGGCGCGGGCCTGAGCCTGCTGCTCGCGCTGCTTGCCTGGAGCCTCGCGAGCGGCCGCAGCCGCGCGATGCGTCTCGCGTCGAAGATGACAGCCGAAGTACGCGAGAGCGAGGCCGAATTGCGCATTGCCGCCGTCGCGTTCGATTCGCTCGAGGGCATGATGGTCACCGACGCCGACGGCACGATCCTGCGCGTCAATTCGGCGTTCACCAAATGCACGGGCTATACGGCCGACGACGTGATCGGCAGGAACCCGCGCCTGCTCAGCTCGGGCCGTCACGATGCCGCGTTCTTCCGCGACATGTGGGAGACGATCCACCGTGTGGGCGGATGGCAGGGCGAAATCTGGGATCGCCGCAAGAACGGCGAGATCTATCCGAAGTGGCTGACCATTACCGCGGTGAAGGCCGTCGACGGCAATGTCACGCATTACGTCGGCACGCACTACGACATCACGGAGCGCAAGCTCGCGGAAGAGCAGATCAAGGAACTGGCGTTTTTCGACGCGCTCACGCATCTGCCGAACCGCACACTGTTGCGCGACCGGCTGAAGCAGGTGATCGCGCTTAGCGCGCAGAACCATACGCACGGCGCGCTGCTGTTCGTCGACCTCGACAACTTCAAGACGCTCAACGACACGCTCGGCCACGACAAGGGCGACCTGTTGCTGGGCCAGGTCGCGGTGCGGCTGCTGGGGAGCGTGCGTGAGGGCGATACGGTGGCGCGGATGGGCGGCGACGAATTCGTGATTGTGCTGAGCGATCTGAGCCGCAATCGCGACGAAGCCGCCAGCGAGACGGAGGGCGCCGCTGAAAAGGTGCTGACCGCGCTCTCCAGACCCTACTACCTCGCGGGCACGGAGTTCCGGACAACCGCGAGCATCGGCGCGACGCTGTTCACTGGGCATGAAACGTCGATCGACGAACTGCTGAAGCAGTCGGATCTCGCGATGTACAAGTCAAAGGAAAGCGGCCGCAACGCAATCTGTTTCTTCGACCCGGCGATGCAGACGGTCGTGATGGAGCGCGCCGCGCTCGAAGCAGCGTTGCGCCGCGCAATCGACGAAGACCAGCTGCTGGTGCACTACCAGGCGCAGGTGCTCAATGGCAACCGCGTGACGGGCGCGGAGGCGCTGGTGCGCTGGCAGCATCCGCAGCATGGACTCGTGCCGCCCGCCGAGTTCATCCCGCTCGCCGAAGAGACGGGGCTGATCCTCGCGCTCGGCGACCGGGTGCTCGACACGGCGTGCCGGCAGCTCGCGCAATGGTCGTTGCGCCCGGACCGTGCGCATCTGTCGATTGCCGTCAACGTGAGCGCGCAACAGCTTCGCGAGAACAGCTTCGTGACCAGCGTGCTCGAGGCGCTGGCGCGCACGGGCGCCGATCCGAGCCGTCTGAAGCTCGAACTGACGGAGAGCGTGCTGGTCGACAACGTCGAGGACATCATTCGCAAGATGACGCTGCTGCGCACCAAGGGCGTGGTCTTTTCGCTCGACGACTTCGGCGTCGGCTACTCGTCGCTGTCGTATCTGAAGCGCTTGCCGCTTGGGCAATTGAAGATCGACAGGTCGTTCGTGCGCGATGTGCTCGACGATCCGAACGACGCCGTGATCGCGCGCGCGATCGTCGCGCTCGCGCAAAGTCTTGGGCTTGGCGTGATTGCCGAGGGCGTCGAGACGCAGGCGCAACGGCAGTTCCTCGCCGACGCCGGGTGCCACGCATACCAAGGCTATCTGTTCTGCCGGCCGCTGCCGATCGAAGACTTCGAGGCGTTCGCCGATACATTCGATTCGCGGGAGTCGGCGCTCGAAACGCCCTGA
- a CDS encoding substrate-binding periplasmic protein, whose product MIHRGLIGLLAGLALAAASTCAFAGGPDCTRPFTLALHDHGLLYSQDTNAGIDKDFADELARRSGCEIRVSLMSRARIWKVIESGALDFSLSGITNEERDRYASFAWYFSDRFYLLVRKDAGIRQLSDFEHNDNFQLGVIRSFRYGQSANELVDTLAAANRVSQAGGLDPLYQALMRGSIQGMIIEPFDYPALDEKRIRDITTIVEFNDPATPHGLIMSKKALSPEERDKWRALVEEMRADGTVRRIFRKYFKPELADSMVDFTLPR is encoded by the coding sequence GTGATTCACCGCGGACTTATCGGCCTGCTTGCCGGACTCGCACTGGCGGCCGCCAGCACTTGCGCCTTCGCGGGCGGCCCCGACTGCACGCGTCCGTTCACGCTTGCATTGCACGATCACGGGCTGCTCTATTCGCAGGACACCAACGCGGGCATCGACAAGGACTTTGCCGACGAACTGGCCCGCCGCAGCGGCTGCGAAATCCGCGTGAGCCTGATGTCGCGGGCGCGCATCTGGAAGGTGATCGAATCGGGCGCGCTCGATTTCAGCCTGTCCGGCATCACCAACGAAGAGCGCGACCGGTATGCGTCGTTCGCGTGGTACTTCAGCGACAGGTTCTATCTGCTCGTGCGCAAGGACGCCGGTATCCGGCAACTGTCCGATTTTGAACACAACGACAACTTCCAGCTTGGCGTCATCAGGAGCTTCCGGTATGGTCAGTCGGCCAACGAACTAGTGGATACGCTTGCCGCGGCCAATCGCGTCAGTCAGGCGGGCGGACTGGACCCGCTCTATCAGGCGCTGATGCGCGGCAGCATTCAGGGGATGATCATCGAGCCGTTCGACTACCCGGCGCTGGATGAGAAGCGCATTCGCGACATCACCACCATCGTCGAATTCAACGATCCCGCTACGCCGCACGGTCTCATCATGTCGAAGAAGGCGTTGTCGCCCGAAGAGCGGGACAAATGGCGCGCGCTCGTCGAAGAGATGCGCGCGGACGGCACGGTGCGCCGCATTTTCAGGAAGTATTTCAAACCTGAGCTCGCGGATTCGATGGTCGACTTCACGCTCCCACGATGA